TCCAGCGCATCGCCCGCGAGGCGGACCCCGTGGGAACAGAGGATGACCATGGACCAGAGGGCGTTCTCCCGGACCGCGGAGCGTACAGGTTCGAAACGCTCGAGGCCCATATCGACGCCGTTGCCCTCGCAGACGTCGCACTCGTCGGTGGGCCGTACGAACTTGATGCTCCGCTGCTGGGCCAGGTCCATGCTCAACCGGTTTTCTTCCCGCTCGAGACTGCGGACCAGCGCCTCGAGACACCGGGGCACCAGGGATCGTCCAACGCCCGTCCGGGCGGCGCGTCGACCCAGGCAGCCCAGCGTTCCCGCGGCGACGGCACGGACGTACACGGAGGGGTCGTGATGCAGCAGCGAAGCGGTGGCGGCCAGTACTTCGCCGGTGAGCGGCGCACAGTCGCCCAATCCGTACACACCGGCCTTCCTGACCCATTTGACTGGTGACTTCGTCGCTTCGACGAAGGTCTCCGAGGACGGCTCCCCGACGGCGATCAGGCCGTAGGTCGCCGCGCGGCGGACACTCTCCCTGTGGCTGTAGAGCGCTGCGCCGAGGTGCTGGACGGCCAGTGCGTCGTCTCCGATCGAGGCCAGTCGGTAGGCCGCGCCGATACGCTGGGGCTCCGCGTCGTCGCCCATGGCGTGCAGCTGCTCGTACAGTTCAGCGGCCTCCGCTTCGCGTCCCGCTTGGGGCAGTGTCCGGGCCTTGTGCCGCGGCGGCGGCGTCCGCCCTGTCCGCATCCAGTGATTGTGATATCTCCAGACCGCGGTCGTGTCGTCGCTCGTCTCTCGCAGATCGACCCCGGTCAGGGGATCTACGCCGAGTTCGCGCCAGGCAACTTCGCCGGGCTCATTGCGGTCATCGCCGTCCGGTTCCGTCGTCCGATAGATCCAGAAACGCCACATGAAACGGGGATGGTCGTCCCACAGGCGCCAGTCGTCTCTCCGGTGGTTCCCCCGGTGGAACGTGTTGTGGGAATAAAGCAACACGCTTCCCGCCCGCAGCGGCGCCGCCTCGAGGGGTTTCACGAGGGGCCATCCCGTGTTGGACACGGCTTCCCGCATCCGGACGTCGTGGGCCGTGCGCCGGTGAACGACGTCCTCCCAGTCGTATTTGGAATCGGGACCGCTCACCGGGACACCCTCCATCCCGCTGATCTGATATTCGAAATCGAGGTGGTCGGCGCCCGCGAAATTGTCGTGGTTTTCTTCGTGGTTGAACGTCCAGTAGTGCGAGTAGGGCACAGTGGCCGTGGGGCCCATGACTTCGGTCACGTCCTGGGGATAGTAGAGCATCTCGATCTGCACGGCCTGGTGATGGCGCTGCTTGCGGCCGTTGTACGGACCGTTGTCGTCCTTGTGCCAGTGCTGGTCCCGGGCGCCGCTCGCAAAGGAGGCATTGTGGGTAAAGGGGACGATGGCCCAGTTCCGGCCCACGATCCGGTTGCAGGCATCGACCACGCCCGGCGCGTTGATGACTTCAAGGACATCCGGTACGCCGCCCGGCGTCACCGGTTTTCTTGCCAGGTAAGCCTGCTTCTCCAGTGTGTATATGCGTTGGTGGATCTCTTCGGGGATGCCGAGGCTTTCCGGCGGCAGGGCGACGATACCGCGGCTGGCGAAATCCCGGACGAGATGGTCCGGTTCGGTGTACGGCAGCGAAGCATAGGTTTTCGTAGCCACGATCAGCGCTGTCTTTCCCGTTCGGCTTGGCATGCTCGCGCGATGCACCGCAATGCGCGACGTCATGGTCGCATGGAGGTCCGAAGGCACGCGCCCTGGGGCGATCCTTCTACCGGAGCGCCTGCCTCAGTGCTTACCTGAACGCCAGTCTGAGCGCGACTTTGGCAGGGCCCGGCGGGGCCTCGGCAGGGCCGGCGCACGGTCGAAGGAATCTACAGTCGAACGGGGAGGTCGTCAAACCTGAAATTGACGCGGGGTGCGCAGTCAGTTCACTCGTGCTGCAGGGCGTCCACGGGATCGGTATGGGCTACGCTGACGGCTCTGTAGCTTACGGTTAGCATCGTAACGGTTATGGCCAGTGCCGCGGCGAGCACGAATATCCAGGGAGAAAGGTCCGTACGGTACGCGAAGCCGTCGAGCCAGTCGTTCATCACGAAGTATGCGATGGGCCAGGCAATGAGGTTGGCATATACGACCAGCCGGACGTATTCTTTCGAAAGCAGCGCGACGATGCCGGACGCGGATGCCCCCAGCACTTTCCGCACCCCGATTTCCCGGGTTCGCTGTTCCGCCGTGAAGGAAGCGAGTCCCAGCAGACCCAGGCACGCGATGAAGACGGCCAGTAAGGAAAAGCTGCGGAAGATGCTTCCCTGCCGTACTTCATTCTGGTACAGCCGGTTGAAGTCCTCGTCGAGAAACGAATACGTGAACGAATCGTCCGGATAGATCTCGCGCCAGCTGTTTTCCAGGAATCCCATCGTTTCGGCCACGTCATCCGGCGCGATCCTGATCGCGAGATAGTGGAGCGGATCCGGGCCGGGCGCCAGCTGCAGCATCATCGGTTCGATGCCGCTGTGCAGCGACCGCACGTGGAAGTCCCGTACGACGCCGATGACCCGGCCGTCCTTGAAGTTCCCCAGGCGGATTTTCTTGTCGAGCGGAGCGCCTTCCCAGCCCAGCCATTTCACGGCGGCCTCGTTGATCACGAACGCCTGCAGCGTATCCGTGAAGAAGGATCTGGAAAAATCGCGTCCCGCCGTGAGTTCGATGTTCATCGTGCGGATGAAATCGTGATCGATCCACATGTTGTTGATGCGGACCAGTTCCTCTTCCGGCGCGCCGTCCGGCGTAAAGAGGATGTCGTTCACCAGTCCGCCCGGCATTCCGTTCGCCACCGTAACGCCCAATACGTTGGGATAGCCGCTGATTTGATCCTTGTAGGCATTGTATATCAGGCGCTGCCTGGGATCTCCGAGTGGCATGACCACCAGCTGTTCTTTGTCGAATCCCAGGTGTTTGTCCTGCACGAACCGCATCTGGTCCGCTACCGCGCCCGTACCGATGATGAACACGACGGAGATCACGAATTGCAGCACGACCAGTATCTTCCGCAGGTTCGTGTTCACCGTACCCGCCCTGGAGGAGCCCTTCAGCACGGAGACGGGCTGGAACGACGACAGGAACAGCGCCGGGTAGCTTCCGGCCAGCGCACCGGCCAGTATCACGATGCCGATCAGGCCGAATGCCATGCTCATATCGTCGAAGGCAAAGACCAGGTCCTTGCCGGCCAGGGCGTTGAACGCGGGAAGAAACGCGTAGACCAGACCCACGGCAAGGATCAGTGAAAGTACCGCCATGATCGTGGATTCGCCCATGAACTGGCCGATCAGCTGAACGCGGAACGCCCCCAGCACCTTGCGGATGCCGACTTCCCGGGCGCGGCCGGCGGATCGGGCCGTCGCCAGGTTCATAAAGTTGATGCAGGCGATCAGCAGGAGAAAGAACGCAACGGCCGAGAAGATGTAGATGTAGGCGAAATCGCTGTTCGCGCCGAGTTCCCCGTCGAGATTCGAATGCAGGTGTATGCTGGTCAGCGGTTGGAGTTCGGCTTCGATTTGCGCATTGAACTGGTTCAGGGCCGGTCCGTAGCGCGATTCGATGAACTCCGCCAGTTTCGGATCGAGGGATTCGGGCGGGATACCTTCGGCGAGTAGCAGGTAGGTATACAGGTCGGGACCGAAGTTCTGCGTATTCCTGCCGTAATCCGTTCCCCCGTAGATGGGGTTGACGTTTAGGGTTTCGAAGGATCCCAGGAAGCCGAAGGTCATATGGGAATTGCGTGGTACGTCTTCCATGACGCCGGTAACGGTCAGGTCGTACGTGTTGTCGATCCGGATCACCTTGCCCTGGGCATCCTCGTCTCCGAAGTACCTGGCCGCCGTGGATTCGGTCATGACCACCGTGTTGGGGGCGTTCAGTGCCGTGTTCGCGTCGCCGCGTACCAGGTTGAAGTCGAACAGATCCAGGATGCCGGGATCCGCGAAGTAGAAACCGGGTTCGTTGAACCGTCTGTTGCCTTCCACGTACGTGACCTGCCAGGAGACCAGCGGCGCCTTTATGCGAGTGAACCCTTCGACTTCAGGGAAGGCGTCGGTCAGCATCCACCCCCAGGCCGTCGGACTCCGCGCGGTGCGGGTTTCCGCCCTGTCCGGCGTCTCGATCGCCATGGTGAGCCGGTAGATGCGGTCGTGCCGGGACGCGTACCGGTCATAGCCGAGTTCGTCCTGGACGTATAGCAGGATCAGGATGCAACAGGTCATCCCGACCGCGAGGCCCATGACGTTGATTACGGCGTATCCTTTGTGGCGCAGGGCGTTACGATAGGCAATCGTGAGATAGTTGCGGAACATGGTCGCGTGGTATCCTGTCTCGAGCGGGAACTCGGGAGATTCGGCGCGTCAGTGCGGCTTCGGTCCGTTTTCGACGTGCTCGATCGGCCGTTCGTGTGGGCTGATGTCGATCGTTTCGACTCGATCGGCTCAAGAAAGGTTGCAGTGGAAGAAGGATTCGGGTCCCACCAGCGCGACAGCTGGGGGTATTGCCGGTGCCGCCAGGAGAGAGCATCGGGGTAAGGCGCGCTGGATGATGCGGTCTGCGGAACCGGCCAGCACGAACCACGCGAGTGTGAACCACGCCGATGGGGGCTATGCCGGCGCGGGCCACACCGGTGCGGGCCACGCCAGCCAGAAGGCCCGTTTTGAGCGGGGTGTTCGATGTATTGTGGGAAATGCCGAGGGACAGAGTCGAACTGTCGACACATGGATTTTCAGTCCACTGCTCTACCGCCTGAGCTACCTCGGCAATCGATTCCGGCAAAGCCAGTCAAAATTAGCGGCGACCACGGGGAAAGTCAACAGAAATAACCCTGGAAAAGCGAAAATCCGGGGTGGCGGTTTTGGGGGAAACTTCGGGGGAAACCGGGGGCTGATCGCGGCTTCCGGCTACTTGCCTTCGACCGTGCTGTCATCGAAATGCAGCATGAATTCGATGTAGTCGAGTTCCCGGTCGATGGCCTGCCGCTTGGTGACGATGGTATTGGTAGCCAGGTAGTGCGCCAGGCCGCGGAACTCCTTGCGGACGCGGACGAGACGGTTGCGGAGATATGGCGCGTTGGGGTTGTCGCCGGGCATGGCCAGGATCTCTTTGTAGAGCCTTTCGATTCTCCCGTCCGTATCGATCAGGGGATTGCGGACTTCGTCGATGTAGTCCTGGTCGTGGCATTCGCCGCAGGGCGCGGTGATGGACACCATGTCGATGTGCACTTCCGTCACGTCGTGGCTGTTGTGGCAGGTGACGCACTCGGGTTCGAAGTCGTTGGCTTCAAACAGGTCCCCGTGGGCGCTCTCCCAGAAGCTTTCGAGGGCTTCGGGGTGGCAGCGTCCGCAGTCTTCCGGGATGGCTTCGGGCAGCGGTGCGTCCATGAACCCGTTCTGCTCGCCCATGGCCACGGTGAGTATGGTGCTCGTGGGATCGCCCCCGTGGCACGTGTCGCAGAAGACGCCGCGCCACGCGTGGATGCTGCCCTGCCACTCGGCGACCTGCTTGGCGAGGGGTTCACCCAGACGCTGGTGGCACAGGGCGCAGTTGTCGGTCATCCGCGTCTCAAGCTTCTGCCAACTCGTAACGGGAGAATCGGGGGTGCGTTGAGAATCGGGGGTGCGTTGTCCGCGGGCCGTGGGCAGAATCACGCCAAGCACGAAGGTCAGCATGATCAGAACGGCGGCGGTCCGGAGTAAAAAGGACACTCGGCGTGCTTTCCGGGTTGTAGATTTCGGCCAACTGTAGATACGACACTGCAAACGGAATAGTATACACTGTCCAACGCTTCCCACTTCAACAAAAAGCTCTTCCAATGGTAACGTTCGCCGTGCCTGCGATCAAGCACTAACGGTAAACCACACCCCGGGACGCGGGACAGAATTCCCTTTACACGAAGCGCTGGAATCCTATCTTTACCTGTGTTTTTTGCAGGCATGAATCCGGTAAAACCCTCCTTAAATACGGGGAATCTCGAATGAAACTGGTTCAATACTACGAACCCGGCCAGGAGTCCGGCGTGGGCATCTTCCAGGACGATCAGGTCATCGACCTTTCGGAGGTCATGCCGGAGGTGGAAACCGTCAACGACCTCCTGTACGTATCCGGGACGGCCCGGCTTTCGCTGTCCGAACTCGTCGAACGCGCCATCAACGACTACGAAGGCCAGTTGACCGGGTTCTCCTACGAATCGCTCGACGTTACACCCGACGTGGGCGTCCCCCACCTGATGGTACCGATCTTCTCGCCCGAGGTGTGGGGCTTCGGCGTGACCTACAAGCGAAGCGCCGAATTCAGGGACGACGACGCCCAGCAGACCATTTATGACCAGGTATACCAGTCCGACCGGCCCGAATCCTTCTTCAAGGCCACCGCTTCCCGTTGTTCCGGACCCAACGCGCCCATCTGCGTGCGCGGCGACTCGAACTTCACCGCCACCGAGCCCGAACTAGCCTACGTGCTGGGCGATGAAGGCGAAATCGTCGGCTACACCCTGTGCAACGACGTTTCGGCCTGGGATATCGAGAAGGCAAATCCACTCTATCTCAACCAGTCCAAGATCTACCAGGGCTGTTGCGCGCTCGGACCCGCCCTGGTCACTGCGGACGAGATCGACGATCCCTACGATATCGACATTCATTGCCGGATTCTGCGGGACGATGCCGTCGTGTTCGAGGGAGAGGCCAACACTTCGCAACTGGCGCGCAGTTTCGACGAGTTGAACGAGTACCTCTACCGGGACAACCTAATCCCTGCGGGTACGGTCGTTTCCACGGGCACGGGCATCATCGTGCCGAACGACCTGGGATTGCGTGAGGACGACATCGTGATGATCGCCTCTCCCCAGATCGGCGTGCTCTCCAATCCCGTGCAGCAGCTCTGACCAGGACAAGGCGATGGGCAGACGGAACAGCGGACTCAACCGCCACCAGAAGGCCTGGCGGAAGCCGGGCGAGGAACGCGTGAGCCGGGAAGACATCGCGGAACTCCTGCGCCTGTCCGAAAGCGGGGATCCCGAAGACCGTATCGTGGCCGCGACCTACATGTGTCCATGCCACGTCCGTCACCGCAACGAGGAAGTCTGGAAGGCGCTCTACCGGATGATGGAGGATGAAGACGCCCGGGTCCGCCGACGGGCCTGGCATACGCTGGAAGACGGAGGCTGTCCTACCGATCCGGCCTTCGAGCCCATCGTCCGCCGCGCGTTGGACACTGAAACGGACCGCCAGGTGCTCGGATTCGCGCGGCAGTTCGCCGAACCGTTTCTCAATGAAGACATGGTGTCCCGGATCCGCGAGGAAAAGCCGGCTGGCAGGCATCTAAAGCTGACCGGCAAATGCGACTTTTGTGGCAGGACCCGGGTGCCGGTTTCACAGGACTACGAGACGGAGATCCCCGCGGGCGGGATGACCCGCGCCGCGTGGACTTGCGACGAATGTTCCGCCGGAGGCGCCGACTCCTGAACAGAGCACATGCCCCACCGTCCTCGAATTGAGTGCAAACCCCCTGATCCGCGCTTCCTGCACGACCAAACCCTGGAAAGGCACATCGGTACATTCAAACATGCCAAATTATGAAATCGCCGTGATCGGCGGGGACGGCGTCGGTCCCGAAGTCATCGAGGAAGGCATCAAGGCGCTTGACGCGCTGGGGGCCCCGGCCTTTCGTTTCACCCGTTTCGACTGGAGTTCCGAACGCTACAAGCGAACGGGAAGGTTCATCCCCGAGGGCGGGCTGGACCGGCTCGCTGCCTTCGACGCCATATTCTTCGGCGCTGTGGGCGACGAGGAGGTGCAGGACCACATCACCCTGAACAACCTCATTCTCCCGATACGGCGCAGATTCGACCAGTATGCCTGCGTCCGGCCCGCCTTCCTGTACGCGGGCGTGCAGTCTCCCCTCGCGGGAAAGGGGGCCGGCGACATCGACCTGGTGGTCATCCGGGAGAATACCGAAGGGGAATACGCCGATATCGGGGGCCGGGTGTATCAGCGGACCGACCAGGAAGTCGCGGTCCAGACCTCCGTCTTCACGCGGCACGGCACTGAGCGCATCATCCGCTACGCCTTCGAAGAAGCGCGGCGACGCGACGGTCGGCGCCTGGTTACGTCCATCACGAAGTCGAACGCCCAGGGCCATGGCATGGTCTTCTGGGACGAAGTATTCGATTGCGTGAAAACGGAGTACGGAGACGTCGAGACCGAGTCCCTCCTCATCGACGCCGCGGCCATGGACTTCGTGCGCCGGCCCCAGGACTTCGACGTGGTGGTGGCCTCGAACCTCTTCGGCGACATCCTGACCGATATCTCGGCGATCACCGTGGGCAGCATGGGTCTCGCGCCCAGCGCGAACCTGAACCCCGAACGGATTCATCCCTCCATGTTCGAGCCGGTCCACGGCTCCGCCTTCGAACTCATCGGCAAAAGCCAGGTCAATCCCATCGCCACGATCCTCGCGGCGGCCATGATGGTCGAGTTTCTGGGTGAAGAAAAGGCCGGAGCGGCCATACGCAGGGCGGTATCGGAGAACCTCGCCGAAGGGCGGATCCGCACGCCCGACATCGGCGGCGGGTCGAGTACCGTGGAAGTTGGCGACGACATCGTCAGGCGACTGTCGAATTGACCGGCGCGACGTTGATTACGGTCGACGGCAGATAGGCAGAGTGACGGACAGTTACACGAGGCCGAGATCGGCCATGGTCCCGCGCAGTGCGTCGCGCTGTTCCTTTGACAGGGGCCTTCCTGGCGGCCGCGCCGACCCGCAATCAATGCCCAGCCGCTCGCTGAGCGCCGCCTTGGCCACCGAATGGAACTCGCCGCCGCACGCGCCGAGGGACGCCCACACCCCGCTGGCGCGGTCCTGCGCGGTTTCTGCCCGTCCGAGATCTCCCGCGCGATAGGCCTTCCAGATTTCTACCCAGTATTCCGGCGTGATAACCGGTGGTCCGTCCACGCAGCCCGTAGCGCCGATCGTCAGGGCCGGGAGCATCAACTGGTGGTTGCCCACCAGGCACTTCAGCCCCAAGGCCGAGAAGTTGCGCACGTTGGCGAATACCTGGGACGAGTGCTTGAGGCCGGTCAGCTGCGGCACCCGGTCCTGGATCCTCCGCATCAGCGAAGGCGTGATCTCGACGCCCGTGGACTGGGGCAGGTTGTAGACGAAAAGGGGCAGATCCGCCGCGGCCGCCACGATGCGGTAGTGTTCGGCGATCGCTTCGTCGGTCCGGCCGTAGAAGAAAGGCGGCACGCAGCAGATGG
The window above is part of the Gemmatimonadota bacterium genome. Proteins encoded here:
- a CDS encoding tartrate dehydrogenase, which codes for MPNYEIAVIGGDGVGPEVIEEGIKALDALGAPAFRFTRFDWSSERYKRTGRFIPEGGLDRLAAFDAIFFGAVGDEEVQDHITLNNLILPIRRRFDQYACVRPAFLYAGVQSPLAGKGAGDIDLVVIRENTEGEYADIGGRVYQRTDQEVAVQTSVFTRHGTERIIRYAFEEARRRDGRRLVTSITKSNAQGHGMVFWDEVFDCVKTEYGDVETESLLIDAAAMDFVRRPQDFDVVVASNLFGDILTDISAITVGSMGLAPSANLNPERIHPSMFEPVHGSAFELIGKSQVNPIATILAAAMMVEFLGEEKAGAAIRRAVSENLAEGRIRTPDIGGGSSTVEVGDDIVRRLSN
- a CDS encoding dihydrodipicolinate synthase family protein — its product is MSAFEGILPAIITPMHSDDSFNEEAFRRVMEFNIEAGVHGFWIAGGTGESILLSDEENMRIATAAADQSRGRVNNIMHVGAATTERAARLAEHAAGAGVEAICCVPPFFYGRTDEAIAEHYRIVAAAADLPLFVYNLPQSTGVEITPSLMRRIQDRVPQLTGLKHSSQVFANVRNFSALGLKCLVGNHQLMLPALTIGATGCVDGPPVITPEYWVEIWKAYRAGDLGRAETAQDRASGVWASLGACGGEFHSVAKAALSERLGIDCGSARPPGRPLSKEQRDALRGTMADLGLV
- a CDS encoding HEAT repeat domain-containing protein, which gives rise to MGRRNSGLNRHQKAWRKPGEERVSREDIAELLRLSESGDPEDRIVAATYMCPCHVRHRNEEVWKALYRMMEDEDARVRRRAWHTLEDGGCPTDPAFEPIVRRALDTETDRQVLGFARQFAEPFLNEDMVSRIREEKPAGRHLKLTGKCDFCGRTRVPVSQDYETEIPAGGMTRAAWTCDECSAGGADS
- a CDS encoding FtsX-like permease family protein, yielding MFRNYLTIAYRNALRHKGYAVINVMGLAVGMTCCILILLYVQDELGYDRYASRHDRIYRLTMAIETPDRAETRTARSPTAWGWMLTDAFPEVEGFTRIKAPLVSWQVTYVEGNRRFNEPGFYFADPGILDLFDFNLVRGDANTALNAPNTVVMTESTAARYFGDEDAQGKVIRIDNTYDLTVTGVMEDVPRNSHMTFGFLGSFETLNVNPIYGGTDYGRNTQNFGPDLYTYLLLAEGIPPESLDPKLAEFIESRYGPALNQFNAQIEAELQPLTSIHLHSNLDGELGANSDFAYIYIFSAVAFFLLLIACINFMNLATARSAGRAREVGIRKVLGAFRVQLIGQFMGESTIMAVLSLILAVGLVYAFLPAFNALAGKDLVFAFDDMSMAFGLIGIVILAGALAGSYPALFLSSFQPVSVLKGSSRAGTVNTNLRKILVVLQFVISVVFIIGTGAVADQMRFVQDKHLGFDKEQLVVMPLGDPRQRLIYNAYKDQISGYPNVLGVTVANGMPGGLVNDILFTPDGAPEEELVRINNMWIDHDFIRTMNIELTAGRDFSRSFFTDTLQAFVINEAAVKWLGWEGAPLDKKIRLGNFKDGRVIGVVRDFHVRSLHSGIEPMMLQLAPGPDPLHYLAIRIAPDDVAETMGFLENSWREIYPDDSFTYSFLDEDFNRLYQNEVRQGSIFRSFSLLAVFIACLGLLGLASFTAEQRTREIGVRKVLGASASGIVALLSKEYVRLVVYANLIAWPIAYFVMNDWLDGFAYRTDLSPWIFVLAAALAITVTMLTVSYRAVSVAHTDPVDALQHE
- a CDS encoding HEAT repeat domain-containing protein; this encodes MPSDLHATMTSRIAVHRASMPSRTGKTALIVATKTYASLPYTEPDHLVRDFASRGIVALPPESLGIPEEIHQRIYTLEKQAYLARKPVTPGGVPDVLEVINAPGVVDACNRIVGRNWAIVPFTHNASFASGARDQHWHKDDNGPYNGRKQRHHQAVQIEMLYYPQDVTEVMGPTATVPYSHYWTFNHEENHDNFAGADHLDFEYQISGMEGVPVSGPDSKYDWEDVVHRRTAHDVRMREAVSNTGWPLVKPLEAAPLRAGSVLLYSHNTFHRGNHRRDDWRLWDDHPRFMWRFWIYRTTEPDGDDRNEPGEVAWRELGVDPLTGVDLRETSDDTTAVWRYHNHWMRTGRTPPPRHKARTLPQAGREAEAAELYEQLHAMGDDAEPQRIGAAYRLASIGDDALAVQHLGAALYSHRESVRRAATYGLIAVGEPSSETFVEATKSPVKWVRKAGVYGLGDCAPLTGEVLAATASLLHHDPSVYVRAVAAGTLGCLGRRAARTGVGRSLVPRCLEALVRSLEREENRLSMDLAQQRSIKFVRPTDECDVCEGNGVDMGLERFEPVRSAVRENALWSMVILCSHGVRLAGDALESTIDALTEVVRNDRNVICVGFAMDALNRLANLETEGPETAGPSPASLDRMRANLLALLGESPIRCWEALVRGGLSTKYLSSFSEAG